In a genomic window of Verrucomicrobiota bacterium:
- a CDS encoding PIN domain-containing protein, producing MKDFFDSSILVAALCEDESHHAACSAALNRARGGCYSLHSLAEIYNTLTGKLGIPPADARQAIDKSIVELLDPVTLSLSDYLKAIQSAVPIGSRGAAIYDLLLLASARKAGAERIYTLNLRHFHFLAPDLKPIIVSP from the coding sequence ATGAAGGATTTTTTTGATTCGTCGATTTTGGTCGCGGCACTGTGCGAGGACGAATCGCATCACGCGGCCTGTAGCGCCGCACTCAATCGTGCGCGAGGCGGATGTTATTCACTCCATAGTCTGGCGGAGATTTACAACACCTTGACCGGCAAGCTCGGCATTCCTCCTGCCGACGCCCGGCAAGCCATTGACAAAAGCATCGTCGAACTTCTCGACCCCGTTACGTTGTCGCTTTCAGATTATCTGAAGGCGATTCAATCCGCCGTTCCGATCGGCAGCCGGGGCGCCGCCATTTACGATTTGCTGCTGCTCGCGTCCGCACGGAAGGCGGGCGCGGAAAGAATCTACACCCTCAATTTGCGCCATTTTCATTTTTTGGCTCCCGATTTGAAGCCTATTATTGTTTCTCCTTGA
- the pyrR gene encoding bifunctional pyr operon transcriptional regulator/uracil phosphoribosyltransferase PyrR, with product MSESTLILNASAVERALTRIAHEIAERNDLSAEVALVGIQRGGVYLAQRLGTILSGIWGHAVPTGSLDVSMHRDDLDQRMTPDVHPTQMPFDLNAKTVVLVDDVLFRGRTVRAAMDALNDFGRPQKIQLAVLIDRGHRELPIKADFVGKNVPTALTENVRVQLQETDGKDEVCLEKK from the coding sequence ATGTCTGAATCCACGCTCATCCTGAATGCTTCCGCCGTTGAGCGCGCCCTGACCCGCATCGCCCATGAAATTGCCGAGCGCAACGACCTCAGTGCGGAAGTGGCGCTCGTCGGCATCCAGCGTGGCGGGGTTTATCTCGCTCAACGGCTCGGCACAATTTTGAGCGGTATCTGGGGGCACGCGGTGCCCACCGGCAGTCTCGACGTGAGTATGCACCGGGATGACCTCGATCAGCGGATGACCCCTGACGTTCATCCAACCCAAATGCCATTCGACCTCAACGCCAAAACCGTGGTGCTCGTGGACGACGTGCTTTTCCGCGGCCGCACCGTCCGTGCGGCGATGGATGCCCTCAACGATTTTGGCCGCCCGCAAAAAATTCAACTGGCCGTGCTCATCGACCGCGGCCATCGCGAACTGCCGATCAAGGCCGACTTTGTGGGCAAAAATGTGCCGACGGCGCTCACTGAGAATGTCCGTGTGCAACTTCAAGAAACCGACGGCAAGGACGAAGTGTGTCTCGAAAAGAAATGA
- a CDS encoding glycoside hydrolase family 31 protein — translation MFRATFVLLFLLAGFVYFIYVLPFWGIPFNGSRHGRVPLTPPWALECWLWEDDVNNEAYVKELLEGYAKYDFPVRTILIDSPWSWRYNDFKVDEDRYPEPEKFFRGLQDQGYRVVLWMTCMVDSHSKDTKVTDSQAFYDEARSKGYLAARGEQWRWWKGKGGFIDYTNPDAMKWWHGMQKQVLDWGVDGWKLDGCDTFFSGKLGKLPVPFNRVHSGWMTTRQYMDHYARDEYQYGLTQNPEFVIMVRAMDRPWSHPEGFSPLDAATVTWMGDNQHTWKYKDRGIEEAITDILLSAKLGYCVTGSDIAGYNGRSNPDDIGPATAALLSSWKPKTNSGGPTSAEFGTAAGKDEIAPNIYIRWAEFSTFCGFFLNGGHGERRLWKRTQPELEIVRKFSWLHTEIVPYMYSHVVRCHRGDKPLIRPLTEGKFQYLFGEDLLVAPIHEDKLMRTVSLPSGGWRYFFDDHAVLQGPLQITRDFPLDEFPVFVRDGAVVPLKVKRPYTRFGDQDSAEFMTWIIYPKGRSEFTLFHPETHPNPEKTTVKVDSGKSLKIEFTGKREPHILRIISKLKPVSVNLDDKDLPEGSAWKFDAADQRIIIKTRDYGEGRYAISWE, via the coding sequence ATGTTCAGAGCGACTTTCGTTTTGCTCTTCCTGCTGGCAGGTTTTGTTTATTTCATTTACGTCCTGCCGTTCTGGGGCATTCCGTTCAACGGCTCGCGCCATGGTCGCGTGCCGCTGACACCGCCGTGGGCCTTGGAATGCTGGCTGTGGGAGGACGACGTGAACAACGAGGCTTACGTGAAGGAGTTGCTGGAAGGTTACGCGAAGTACGACTTTCCAGTGCGCACCATCCTCATCGACAGCCCGTGGAGTTGGCGTTACAACGACTTCAAGGTGGATGAAGACCGTTACCCTGAACCGGAGAAGTTCTTCCGCGGCTTGCAGGACCAGGGATATCGCGTCGTCCTCTGGATGACTTGCATGGTGGACAGTCATAGCAAGGATACCAAGGTCACCGACTCTCAGGCTTTTTATGACGAGGCGCGGTCAAAGGGTTACCTGGCAGCGCGAGGCGAGCAGTGGCGCTGGTGGAAAGGCAAGGGCGGGTTCATCGACTACACCAACCCCGATGCCATGAAGTGGTGGCATGGAATGCAGAAGCAGGTGTTGGACTGGGGCGTGGACGGCTGGAAGCTGGATGGCTGCGACACTTTCTTCTCCGGCAAACTCGGGAAGCTCCCCGTGCCGTTCAACCGCGTGCACTCCGGCTGGATGACCACGCGCCAATACATGGACCACTACGCCCGCGATGAGTACCAGTACGGACTCACCCAGAATCCCGAGTTCGTGATCATGGTCCGCGCGATGGATCGCCCTTGGAGCCATCCCGAAGGCTTTTCGCCATTGGACGCGGCGACCGTGACGTGGATGGGCGACAATCAACACACTTGGAAATACAAGGACCGCGGGATTGAAGAAGCCATCACCGACATCCTGCTCAGCGCCAAGCTCGGCTATTGCGTCACCGGCAGTGACATCGCCGGCTACAATGGCCGCAGCAATCCGGACGACATCGGCCCGGCGACGGCCGCGCTCTTGTCCTCCTGGAAGCCGAAGACGAATAGCGGAGGCCCGACCAGCGCTGAGTTTGGCACGGCTGCCGGCAAGGATGAAATTGCGCCCAACATTTATATTCGCTGGGCGGAGTTCTCGACGTTCTGTGGATTCTTTCTCAACGGCGGGCACGGTGAGCGCCGCTTGTGGAAGCGCACGCAGCCAGAGCTTGAGATCGTCCGTAAATTTTCCTGGCTCCATACCGAGATTGTTCCCTACATGTATTCGCATGTTGTGCGATGCCACCGCGGCGACAAGCCGCTCATCCGGCCGCTCACTGAAGGGAAGTTCCAATACTTGTTTGGCGAGGACTTGCTCGTGGCGCCGATTCACGAAGACAAGCTCATGCGCACGGTTTCATTGCCCTCGGGCGGTTGGCGTTATTTCTTTGACGACCACGCTGTCCTCCAAGGCCCCTTGCAAATAACACGCGACTTTCCGCTCGACGAGTTCCCGGTGTTTGTCCGCGATGGCGCCGTCGTGCCGCTGAAGGTCAAGCGCCCCTACACGCGATTTGGGGACCAGGACTCCGCGGAGTTTATGACTTGGATCATCTACCCCAAAGGCCGGAGCGAATTCACGCTGTTCCATCCCGAGACGCATCCCAACCCGGAAAAGACCACCGTGAAGGTGGACTCCGGCAAATCGTTGAAGATCGAATTCACCGGGAAGCGCGAGCCTCACATCCTTCGTATTATTTCAAAGCTGAAACCCGTCAGCGTCAACCTGGACGACAAAGACCTGCCCGAAGGAAGCGCCTGGAAGTTTGATGCAGCAGACCAGCGGATCATCATCAAGACGCGTGACTACGGCGAGGGCAGGTACGCGATTTCGTGGGAGTGA
- a CDS encoding methyltransferase domain-containing protein encodes METPLLARLSATTLFLQEWVNDPRQIGAIAPSSKNLAAAMARWLPPEPDSYVLELGPGTGVVTRAILERGHAPDRLVAIEKSPKMAEHLREQFPETHVVTGDALDLDDVLKMQVNQSRNVAVVFSSLPLMNFEPETADRLARKIRAVLRPRGRYVQYSYHIGKRQPNAAAAHFRLIASEWVLLNLPPARVCVYEK; translated from the coding sequence ATGGAAACACCGTTGCTTGCCAGACTGAGCGCCACGACTCTGTTCCTCCAAGAATGGGTCAACGATCCACGTCAAATCGGGGCGATTGCGCCTAGTTCCAAGAATCTTGCCGCCGCCATGGCGCGCTGGTTGCCGCCCGAACCGGATTCCTACGTGCTGGAGCTTGGCCCCGGCACTGGCGTCGTCACCCGGGCAATTCTGGAACGCGGTCACGCGCCGGATCGATTGGTCGCCATTGAAAAATCTCCGAAGATGGCGGAACACCTTCGCGAGCAGTTTCCCGAAACCCACGTCGTTACCGGCGACGCGCTCGACCTGGACGACGTATTGAAAATGCAGGTCAATCAATCCAGAAACGTCGCCGTGGTCTTTTCCAGTTTGCCATTGATGAACTTCGAGCCGGAAACCGCTGATCGCCTCGCCAGAAAAATCCGCGCCGTTCTGCGTCCGCGCGGTCGCTACGTTCAATACAGCTATCACATCGGCAAACGACAGCCGAACGCCGCCGCCGCCCATTTCCGTCTCATTGCGTCCGAGTGGGTGTTGCTGAACCTTCCGCCCGCGCGTGTGTGCGTTTACGAGAAGTAG
- a CDS encoding aspartate carbamoyltransferase catalytic subunit translates to MSWNRKHLLDIESLTAEEIITVLDTARAFKAVGERAIKKVPALRGKTVVNLFVEPSTRTRISFELAAQRLTADVINFSAEASSFKKGETLKDTARNLEALNADIIIIRHSATGAPHFLSRFLNASVINAGDGAHEHPTQALLDTFTIRERKGSIAGLNVTILGDVLYSRVARSNIWALLKLGAKVTLCGPATLVPRVFEQMGCRVTYDVDEAIAQADIINLLRIQHERQRKTMFPSLGEYTSLFGLNRARLSRAKPDALIMHPGPINRGVEIDSDVADCVRSVILEQVTNGLAVRMAVLFLVNGGKGPQEVSA, encoded by the coding sequence ATGAGCTGGAACCGCAAACATCTGCTCGACATCGAATCGCTCACCGCGGAGGAGATCATCACCGTGCTCGACACGGCCCGCGCCTTCAAAGCCGTCGGCGAGCGCGCCATCAAGAAGGTCCCGGCGCTCCGCGGAAAGACCGTCGTCAACCTGTTCGTTGAACCGTCCACCCGCACCCGAATAAGTTTCGAGCTGGCGGCGCAACGTTTGACGGCGGACGTCATCAATTTCTCGGCGGAAGCCTCCTCGTTCAAAAAGGGCGAGACGCTCAAGGACACCGCCCGCAATCTGGAAGCGCTCAACGCCGATATCATCATCATTCGCCACAGCGCCACGGGTGCGCCGCATTTTCTCTCGCGCTTTCTGAACGCCAGTGTGATCAACGCCGGCGATGGCGCGCATGAACATCCCACACAGGCGTTGCTCGACACCTTCACCATCCGCGAAAGGAAGGGAAGCATCGCCGGGTTGAATGTCACCATCCTGGGCGACGTGCTTTACAGTCGGGTGGCTCGCTCGAACATCTGGGCGTTGTTAAAACTTGGCGCCAAAGTAACACTTTGCGGCCCGGCCACGCTCGTGCCGCGCGTCTTTGAACAAATGGGTTGCCGCGTCACTTACGATGTGGATGAAGCCATCGCCCAAGCCGACATCATCAATCTGTTGCGCATCCAGCATGAACGGCAGCGCAAAACAATGTTTCCCAGCCTCGGCGAATACACCAGTCTGTTTGGATTGAACCGGGCGCGGCTTTCGCGCGCCAAGCCGGATGCCTTGATCATGCACCCCGGCCCGATCAATCGCGGTGTGGAAATTGACAGCGATGTCGCCGATTGTGTCCGTTCGGTGATTCTGGAACAGGTAACCAACGGTCTGGCCGTGCGCATGGCGGTGTTGTTTCTGGTCAACGGCGGCAAAGGCCCGCAGGAAGTTTCCGCCTAA